ACCAGCAGGTCGGCGGCGTCGGCGGCGAGATCGCGACCGAGGTCGCGCGCCAGGCAGGCGACCCAGCGGCGGGCGGTGGCGTCGTCGGTCACCGGCGCCAGGGCCACCGAAGCGCCGGCGCGCGCGACCGCACCCGGGAGCTTGCGCCGGGCGTCCAGGGTCCGCGCGACGAGGATCAGGCGGGCCTGGCCCTGGAGGTGCGGGAGCACCGACAGGACGGCCTCCTCGCGGACCCCGTCGAGGGCCTCCGCACGCCGTATGACCAGCGCGGCGACGCCACCGAACAGCATCGGCGCCCCGAGATCGTCGATCGCGCCGACCAGCGCCGCCGCATCCTCGTCCGCCCAGAGCGTGCGCCATGTGCTCGGACCGGCCTCGGCGTCGGAGCGTCGTCGCAGCAGGTGGAGCGCCCGGTCGGTGAGGAACGGATCCTCGCCGTGGAGGAGGTAGCATGGCCGCAGCGGAGCGCGGGTGAGGGTCGCGAGCGTCGCCTCGGCGTCCGGCGCCGGCGGCCCGCCGCGCCGTGCGGCGCTCAGAAGCCCTCCATCGCCTGCAGGTAGACGTCGCGGGCGACGATGTCGAGGAGCTCGACGAGCGCCTCGCGGCGGCGCGTCTCGCCGATCTGCACGTTGGTGAAGTTGATGAGGTCGCGCGCGTCGATGGTGCCGCGCTGGAATCGGGGCGAGGTCGTGATCACGACTCCCGACACCGCGCCGAAGTCGAGGGACTCCTGCACCAGTGCGTTCTGGTAGAGGACCCGGCCCGTGCTGCGCTCGGTCACCTTCATGCTGAGCTGGAGCAGCCCGCGGAACTGCACCGCCTCGTCGGTCGCACCGAACGCGACGGGGGTGCTCGAGAAGCGGCGGATCGTGCCGCTCAGCACGACGTCGCCGTCGTCGCGCACGACCTCGAGCGGCCCGCGGCGCCGGAACTCCTCTTCGAGCGCGCGCTGGAGCGACACCTCGAGGCCGCGCTCGCGCGTGCGGTTGCGGAACGCCTTGATGGTGATGCTGCGCGCCGAGGGCGGGACGATGTCCCCGGCTGCGCCGGTGAGATGATAGCCGCAGCCAGACGCGAAGAGCCCCGCGGCGAACACGGCCGTGAGGAGCGCGGCGACCGACCTCATACGACGAGGCTCACCATACGCCCGGGCACCACCACCTGTTTGCGCAGCGCCCGCCCGCCGACCTGCTGCTGGACACGCGGATCGGCGAGCGCCGCCGCGAGCACGTCGGCCTCGGCCGCGTCGGACGGCACCACCACCCGCGCCCGCACCTTCCCGTTCACCTGGACCGGCATCTCGACGGTGGCACGCTCGAGCGCCGCGGGATCGGCGACCGGCCAGCGGGCCGCGTCGATCGCCCCCCCATGCCCGGTGCGCTCCCACAGCTCGCTCGCGAGGTGTGGGACGAAGGGCTCGAGGCAGACGAGCACGACGTCGACCGCCTCGCGCAGCACGGCAGGATCGGCGGTGTCTGCCGCCGCACCGAGATCGCGCACCAGCTCCATGATCGCCGCGATCGCGGTGTTGAACTGGAGGCGCTGGACGACGTCCTGCGTGACCCGCTCGACGGTGCGGTGCACGGCCCGGCGCAGCGTCCGGTCGGCCTCGTCCAGCTCCGCGGGTACCGGCGTCCCGGGGGCGGCCAGGCGCGGCGCGATCGCGAGCGTCAGCCGCCAGAGCCGATGCAGGAAGCGCGACATCCCTTCGATGCCCTGATCGGACCAGTCGAGGTCGCGCTCGGGCGGCGAGGCGAAGAGGCAGAACAGGCGCGCGCTGTCGGCCCCGTAGCGCTCGATGAGATAGTCGGGGTCGACCACGTTGCCTTTCGACTTGCTCATCTTGGCGCCGTCCTTGATCACCATCCCCTGCGTGAGGAGGTTGCGGAACGGCTCGTCGAGCTGGAGCCAGCCGAGATCGCGCAGCACCTTGGTGAAGAAGCGGGCGTAGAGCAGGTGCAGGACCGCATGCTCGATGCCGCCGATGTACTGATCCACGCCCCGGGTCCCGAGCCAGTACGCCAGCTCGGTCGGGTCGAAGGCCGCGGTGTCGGTGTGCGGCGAGGTGTAGCGCGCGAAGTACCACGACGACTCGACGAACGTGTCCATCGTGTCGGTCTCGCGGCGCGCGGGGCCCTGGCATCGGGGGCACGAGGTGTGGACGAAGGCCGCGTGCTCCGCCAGCGGCGACCCCGTGCCGGTGAGCGCGACGTCCTCCGGCAGCGTCACCGGCAGCTCCGACTCCGGCACCGGCACCATCCCGCAGCCGTCGCAGTAGACGACCGGGATCGGCGCGCCCCAGTAGCGCTGGCGCGAGATGCCCCAGTCGCGCAAGCGGTAGCTGACGGTCGCCCGTCCGCGCCCGGCGGCGTCGAGCGCCGCGGTGATCCGCGCCTTCGCCTCCTCCGAGGCGAGGCCGGTGAACGCCTCCGACGCGACCAGCGTGCCCGCCCCGTCCCACGCCTCCGTCATCGCCGCCGGGTCGAGCGCCTCGCCCTCCGGCTGGACGACGACGCGGACCGGCAGGTCGTGGGCGCGCGCGAACTCGAAGTCGCGCTGGTCGTGCGCCGGCACCGCCATCACCGCGCCCGTGCCGTAGTCCATGAGGACGAAGTTCGCGACCCAGATCGGAATGCGCACGCCGGTCAGCGGATGACGGCACCACGCGCCGGTGAAGACGCCTTCTTTCCCCGCCGAGCGCTCGATGCGCGCCGTCGCCCGCGTGCGCTGCACGAACGCCTCGACCGCCGCTTCCTGCGACGTGCCCGCCGCGAGCCGGGCCACGAGCGGATGCTCCGCCGCGAGGCTCACGAACGTGACCCCGAAGAGCGTATCCGGCCGCGTGGTGAAGACGACGACCTCGCCGTCACCCCCGTCGAGCGGAAAGCGCACCTCGGCACCCGCGCTGCGGCCGATCCAGTTGCGCTGCATGGTGACGACGCGCTCGGGCCAACCGCCGAGGCGATCGAGATCGCGCAGCAGCTCGTCGGCGTAGGCGGTGATGCGCAAGCACCACTGCTCCAGCTCGCGGTCGGTGACCG
The genomic region above belongs to bacterium and contains:
- the holA gene encoding DNA polymerase III subunit delta — protein: MSAARRGGPPAPDAEATLATLTRAPLRPCYLLHGEDPFLTDRALHLLRRRSDAEAGPSTWRTLWADEDAAALVGAIDDLGAPMLFGGVAALVIRRAEALDGVREEAVLSVLPHLQGQARLILVARTLDARRKLPGAVARAGASVALAPVTDDATARRWVACLARDLGRDLAADAADLLVQRTGFDLGVLASEIEKASLFAGAGQRVEAAHVAATVAGDRAQAIEELTDRLARRDLGGAVRALRGLLGAGEPPIKVAAFLAASVRRALHVAELAEQGLGQEAIAQRLGVPPWLVRRSQGRGSAAHLDRALHALRRLDLELKTSRPAPAVFEAALFALAGKGDPGAATARTS
- a CDS encoding LptE family protein — encoded protein: MRSVAALLTAVFAAGLFASGCGYHLTGAAGDIVPPSARSITIKAFRNRTRERGLEVSLQRALEEEFRRRGPLEVVRDDGDVVLSGTIRRFSSTPVAFGATDEAVQFRGLLQLSMKVTERSTGRVLYQNALVQESLDFGAVSGVVITTSPRFQRGTIDARDLINFTNVQIGETRRREALVELLDIVARDVYLQAMEGF
- the leuS gene encoding leucine--tRNA ligase, which produces MSTPVADAYEPAVVEAKWQARWEAERTHAARVDPGAAPYYVLEMFPYPSGRIHMGHARNYSIGDVIARQRRLAGNRVLHPIGWDAFGLPAENAAIQHGAHPAEWTYSNIAHMRAQLKRLGFSFDWDRELATCDPSYYRWEQLAFLRMLERDLAYKRRGIVNWCVTCSTVLANEQVIDGRCWRCDGPVTDRELEQWCLRITAYADELLRDLDRLGGWPERVVTMQRNWIGRSAGAEVRFPLDGGDGEVVVFTTRPDTLFGVTFVSLAAEHPLVARLAAGTSQEAAVEAFVQRTRATARIERSAGKEGVFTGAWCRHPLTGVRIPIWVANFVLMDYGTGAVMAVPAHDQRDFEFARAHDLPVRVVVQPEGEALDPAAMTEAWDGAGTLVASEAFTGLASEEAKARITAALDAAGRGRATVSYRLRDWGISRQRYWGAPIPVVYCDGCGMVPVPESELPVTLPEDVALTGTGSPLAEHAAFVHTSCPRCQGPARRETDTMDTFVESSWYFARYTSPHTDTAAFDPTELAYWLGTRGVDQYIGGIEHAVLHLLYARFFTKVLRDLGWLQLDEPFRNLLTQGMVIKDGAKMSKSKGNVVDPDYLIERYGADSARLFCLFASPPERDLDWSDQGIEGMSRFLHRLWRLTLAIAPRLAAPGTPVPAELDEADRTLRRAVHRTVERVTQDVVQRLQFNTAIAAIMELVRDLGAAADTADPAVLREAVDVVLVCLEPFVPHLASELWERTGHGGAIDAARWPVADPAALERATVEMPVQVNGKVRARVVVPSDAAEADVLAAALADPRVQQQVGGRALRKQVVVPGRMVSLVV